In a single window of the Falco rusticolus isolate bFalRus1 chromosome 11, bFalRus1.pri, whole genome shotgun sequence genome:
- the ZBTB41 gene encoding zinc finger and BTB domain-containing protein 41 isoform X2 has protein sequence MKKRRRLAANLNEKVRLGHEKDTSEQILVVDCAQEIVSKSAEIASADQLEASQELSPSSEQRKLLSSLQYNRNLLKYLNDDRQKHPSFCDLLIIVEGKEFSAHKVVVAVGSSYFHACLSKNPSTDVVTLDHVTHSVFQHLLEFLYTSEFFVYKNEIPLVLEAAKFLDIIDAVKLLNNESVSNIQTDVTDAPTPVETLNELTGKLLNSHQCTFCGRSFCYKKSLENHLAKAHRSLSLERKHGLKMVEKASFSTRRSTRNRKCPAKFENSDNESGDASDSNLEKVSSDKETSDRSEFEDSESECNADEEGQEEEMSAEDSESEEQSEKEQNDTEEGSEAVDSVGNIPEGLAPVIIQSSSKKLLQCPKCDKKFDRIGKYESHTRVHTGEKPFECDICHQRYSTKSNLTVHRKKHSSDTDFHKKEHKCPYCSKLHASKKTLAKHVKRFHPENVQEFLSIKKTKSEGWKCDICKKSFTRRPHLEEHMILHSQDKPFKCTYCEEHFKSRFARLKHQEKFHLGPFPCDICGRQFNDTGNLKRHIECTHGGKRKWTCFICGKSVRERTTLKEHLRIHSGEKPHLCSICGQSFRHGSSYRLHLRVHHDDKRYECEECGKTFIRHDHLTKHKKIHSGEKAHQCEECGKCFGRRDHLTVHYKSVHLGEKVWQKYKATFHQCEVCKKVFKGKSSLEMHFRTHSDARPFNCQHCNATFKRKDKLKYHIDHVHGSKAAEETLTSSSEEKLVSLPVQYTSDDKVYQTEAKQYVEQSKAYQSEAKSLLPNVSTEVCVPVTLVPVQMSDPQAELVQHTAPSHGILPPQPEQADYQRATDLSFLEKYTLTPQPANIVHPVRPEQMLDPRDQSYLGTLLGLDTAPTVQNISNNEHS, from the exons ATGAAGAAAAGGAGACGGCTCGCTGCAAATCTAAACGAAAAGGTTCGTCTTGGCCATGAGAAAGATACTTCAGAACAGATTCTTGTAGTAGACTGTGCGCAAGAGATTGTCTCAAAGTCTGCGGAAATAGCTTCTGCAGATCAGCTTGAAGCTTCCCAAGAACTTTCACCGTCTTCGGAACAAAGAAAGCTTCTAAGCTCATTACAGTATAACAGAAATCTACTTAAATACTTAAATGACGATAGACAGAAACATCCTTCATTTTGTGATTTACTCATAAttgtagaaggaaaagaatttagTGCTCACAAGGTTGTAGTGGCTGTTGGGAGTAGTTATTTTCATGCCTGTTTGAGCAAAAATCCAAGCACTGATGTTGTCACGTTAGATCATGTAActcattctgtttttcagcatttgcttGAGTTTCTATACACCTCTGAgttttttgtatataaaaatgaaattccGCTGGTGCTGGAAGCGGCAAAATTTTTAGATATCATAGATGCAGTGAAGTTACTAAATAACGAAAGTGTTTCTAACATACAGACCGATGTAACTGATGCACCTACACCGGTAGAAACACTAAATGAACTGACAGGTAAACTATTAAATAGTCATCAGTGCACTTTTTGTGGTCGAAGTTTCTGTTACAAGAAGTCCTTAGAAAATCATTTGGCTAAAGCCCACAGATCCctttcactggaaagaaaacatgggTTAAAAATGGTTGAGAAGGCCAGCTTTTCCACTAGACGTTCTACGAGAAACCGTAAATGTCCAGCTAAATTTGAAAACAGTGACAATGAAAGTGGTGATGCCTCTGACAGCAATTTGGAAAAAGTCAGTTCTGACAAGGAAACATCTGACAGAAGTGAATTTGAGGATAGTGAAAGTGAATGCAACGCTGATGAAGAGGGACAGGAAGAGGAAATGTCAGCTGAAGATTCAGAGTCTGaagaacaaagtgaaaaagaacagaatgatACTGAAGAGGGTTCTGAGGCAGTTGATTCAGTGGGAAATATTCCTGAAGGCTTAGCTCCAGTCATCATTCAAAGCAGTAGCAAAAAACTACTACAGTGTCCCAAGTGTGACAAAAAATTTGATCGAATAG GCAAATATGAGAGCCATACACGTGTACACACGGGTGAGAAGCCTTTTGAGTGCGATATATGTCACCAGCGCTATTCAACAAAGTCCAACCTGACAgtgcacagaaagaaacactCTAGTGACACTGACTTTCATAAAAAGGAACACAAATGTCCCTACTGCAGTAAGCTGCATGCAAGCAAAAAGACTTTAGCAAAGCATGTGAAGAG GTTTCATCCAGAGAACGTACAAGAATTTCTTTCTATCAAGAAGACAAAGAGTGAAGGTTGGAAATGTGAT ATTTGTAAGAAATCTTTCACTCGAAGACCTCACTTAGAAGAGCATATGATCCTCCACTCTCAGGATAAACCGTTTAAGTGTACATACTGTGAAGAGCATTTTAAATCCCGATTTGCAAGACtgaaacatcaagaaaaattCCATCTTG GGCCTTTTCCTTGTGATATTTGTGGCCGCCAGTTTAATGATACAGGAAATCTGAAACGCCATATAGAATGTACTcatggaggaaagagaaaatggacaTGTTTCATCTGTGGAAAATCTGTGAGGGAACG AACGACTTTGAAAGAACATCTGAGAATTCACAGTGGAGAGAAGCCTCACCTTTGCAGTATTTGTGGGCAGAGTTTTCGTCATGGAAGCTCTTACAG ACTTCATCTAAGAGTCCACCATGATGACAAGAGGTATGAATGTGAAGAATGCGGAAAAACATTTATTCGGCATGACCATCtgacaaaacataaaaaaatacactcag GTGAAAAAGCACATCAGTGTGAGGaatgtggaaaatgttttggCCGCAGAGATCACCTTACTGTTCATTATAAAAGTGTTCATCTGGGAGAAAAAGTGTGGCAGAA ataTAAAGCAACATTTCACCAGTGTGAAGTCTGTAAGAAAGTTTTTAAAGGGAAATCAAGTTTGGAAATGCATTTTAGGACACATtcag ATGCTCGACCTTTTAATTGCCAACACTGCAATGCAACATTTAAACGAAAAGACAAGCTGAAATACCATATTGATCATGTCCATGGATCAAAGGCTGCAGAAGAGACATTGACATcttcttcagaggaaaagcTAGTCTCCTTACCAGTGCAGTACACCTCTGATGACAAAGTTTACCAGACTGAGGCTAAACAATATGTGGAACAGTCCAAAGCGTATCAATCAGAAGCCAAAAGTTTGCTACCGAATGTGTCTACGGAGGTGTGTGTGCCTGTGACTCTGGTGCCCGTTCAGATGTCTGATCCGCAGGCTGAGCTGGTGCAGCATACTGCTCCGTCACATGGCATTCTCCCGCCGCAGCCCGAGCAGGCAGATTATCAGCGAGCCACGGATCTGTCGTTTCTAGAGAAATACACTCTCACTCCACAACCTGCAAATATTGTTCATCCTGTAAGGCCTGAGCAAATGTTGGATCCCAGAGACCAGTCCTATCTTGGAACTTTACTGGGGCTAGATACAGCTCCTACTGTACAGAATATTTCAAACAATGAACATTCATGA
- the ZBTB41 gene encoding zinc finger and BTB domain-containing protein 41 isoform X1, with amino-acid sequence MKKRRRLAANLNEKVRLGHEKDTSEQILVVDCAQEIVSKSAEIASADQLEASQELSPSSEQRKLLSSLQYNRNLLKYLNDDRQKHPSFCDLLIIVEGKEFSAHKVVVAVGSSYFHACLSKNPSTDVVTLDHVTHSVFQHLLEFLYTSEFFVYKNEIPLVLEAAKFLDIIDAVKLLNNESVSNIQTDVTDAPTPVETLNELTGKLLNSHQCTFCGRSFCYKKSLENHLAKAHRSLSLERKHGLKMVEKASFSTRRSTRNRKCPAKFENSDNESGDASDSNLEKVSSDKETSDRSEFEDSESECNADEEGQEEEMSAEDSESEEQSEKEQNDTEEGSEAVDSVGNIPEGLAPVIIQSSSKKLLQCPKCDKKFDRIGKYESHTRVHTGEKPFECDICHQRYSTKSNLTVHRKKHSSDTDFHKKEHKCPYCSKLHASKKTLAKHVKRFHPENVQEFLSIKKTKSEGWKCDICKKSFTRRPHLEEHMILHSQDKPFKCTYCEEHFKSRFARLKHQEKFHLGPFPCDICGRQFNDTGNLKRHIECTHGGKRKWTCFICGKSVRERTTLKEHLRIHSGEKPHLCSICGQSFRHGSSYRLHLRVHHDDKRYECEECGKTFIRHDHLTKHKKIHSGEKAHQCEECGKCFGRRDHLTVHYKSVHLGEKVWQKYKATFHQCEVCKKVFKGKSSLEMHFRTHSGEKPYKCQICNQSFRIKKTLTKHMVIHSDARPFNCQHCNATFKRKDKLKYHIDHVHGSKAAEETLTSSSEEKLVSLPVQYTSDDKVYQTEAKQYVEQSKAYQSEAKSLLPNVSTEVCVPVTLVPVQMSDPQAELVQHTAPSHGILPPQPEQADYQRATDLSFLEKYTLTPQPANIVHPVRPEQMLDPRDQSYLGTLLGLDTAPTVQNISNNEHS; translated from the exons ATGAAGAAAAGGAGACGGCTCGCTGCAAATCTAAACGAAAAGGTTCGTCTTGGCCATGAGAAAGATACTTCAGAACAGATTCTTGTAGTAGACTGTGCGCAAGAGATTGTCTCAAAGTCTGCGGAAATAGCTTCTGCAGATCAGCTTGAAGCTTCCCAAGAACTTTCACCGTCTTCGGAACAAAGAAAGCTTCTAAGCTCATTACAGTATAACAGAAATCTACTTAAATACTTAAATGACGATAGACAGAAACATCCTTCATTTTGTGATTTACTCATAAttgtagaaggaaaagaatttagTGCTCACAAGGTTGTAGTGGCTGTTGGGAGTAGTTATTTTCATGCCTGTTTGAGCAAAAATCCAAGCACTGATGTTGTCACGTTAGATCATGTAActcattctgtttttcagcatttgcttGAGTTTCTATACACCTCTGAgttttttgtatataaaaatgaaattccGCTGGTGCTGGAAGCGGCAAAATTTTTAGATATCATAGATGCAGTGAAGTTACTAAATAACGAAAGTGTTTCTAACATACAGACCGATGTAACTGATGCACCTACACCGGTAGAAACACTAAATGAACTGACAGGTAAACTATTAAATAGTCATCAGTGCACTTTTTGTGGTCGAAGTTTCTGTTACAAGAAGTCCTTAGAAAATCATTTGGCTAAAGCCCACAGATCCctttcactggaaagaaaacatgggTTAAAAATGGTTGAGAAGGCCAGCTTTTCCACTAGACGTTCTACGAGAAACCGTAAATGTCCAGCTAAATTTGAAAACAGTGACAATGAAAGTGGTGATGCCTCTGACAGCAATTTGGAAAAAGTCAGTTCTGACAAGGAAACATCTGACAGAAGTGAATTTGAGGATAGTGAAAGTGAATGCAACGCTGATGAAGAGGGACAGGAAGAGGAAATGTCAGCTGAAGATTCAGAGTCTGaagaacaaagtgaaaaagaacagaatgatACTGAAGAGGGTTCTGAGGCAGTTGATTCAGTGGGAAATATTCCTGAAGGCTTAGCTCCAGTCATCATTCAAAGCAGTAGCAAAAAACTACTACAGTGTCCCAAGTGTGACAAAAAATTTGATCGAATAG GCAAATATGAGAGCCATACACGTGTACACACGGGTGAGAAGCCTTTTGAGTGCGATATATGTCACCAGCGCTATTCAACAAAGTCCAACCTGACAgtgcacagaaagaaacactCTAGTGACACTGACTTTCATAAAAAGGAACACAAATGTCCCTACTGCAGTAAGCTGCATGCAAGCAAAAAGACTTTAGCAAAGCATGTGAAGAG GTTTCATCCAGAGAACGTACAAGAATTTCTTTCTATCAAGAAGACAAAGAGTGAAGGTTGGAAATGTGAT ATTTGTAAGAAATCTTTCACTCGAAGACCTCACTTAGAAGAGCATATGATCCTCCACTCTCAGGATAAACCGTTTAAGTGTACATACTGTGAAGAGCATTTTAAATCCCGATTTGCAAGACtgaaacatcaagaaaaattCCATCTTG GGCCTTTTCCTTGTGATATTTGTGGCCGCCAGTTTAATGATACAGGAAATCTGAAACGCCATATAGAATGTACTcatggaggaaagagaaaatggacaTGTTTCATCTGTGGAAAATCTGTGAGGGAACG AACGACTTTGAAAGAACATCTGAGAATTCACAGTGGAGAGAAGCCTCACCTTTGCAGTATTTGTGGGCAGAGTTTTCGTCATGGAAGCTCTTACAG ACTTCATCTAAGAGTCCACCATGATGACAAGAGGTATGAATGTGAAGAATGCGGAAAAACATTTATTCGGCATGACCATCtgacaaaacataaaaaaatacactcag GTGAAAAAGCACATCAGTGTGAGGaatgtggaaaatgttttggCCGCAGAGATCACCTTACTGTTCATTATAAAAGTGTTCATCTGGGAGAAAAAGTGTGGCAGAA ataTAAAGCAACATTTCACCAGTGTGAAGTCTGTAAGAAAGTTTTTAAAGGGAAATCAAGTTTGGAAATGCATTTTAGGACACATtcag GTGAGAAACCCTACAAATGTCAAATCTGTAATCAGTCTTTTAGAATTAAGAAGACATTAACAAAACACATGGTTATTCATTCAGATGCTCGACCTTTTAATTGCCAACACTGCAATGCAACATTTAAACGAAAAGACAAGCTGAAATACCATATTGATCATGTCCATGGATCAAAGGCTGCAGAAGAGACATTGACATcttcttcagaggaaaagcTAGTCTCCTTACCAGTGCAGTACACCTCTGATGACAAAGTTTACCAGACTGAGGCTAAACAATATGTGGAACAGTCCAAAGCGTATCAATCAGAAGCCAAAAGTTTGCTACCGAATGTGTCTACGGAGGTGTGTGTGCCTGTGACTCTGGTGCCCGTTCAGATGTCTGATCCGCAGGCTGAGCTGGTGCAGCATACTGCTCCGTCACATGGCATTCTCCCGCCGCAGCCCGAGCAGGCAGATTATCAGCGAGCCACGGATCTGTCGTTTCTAGAGAAATACACTCTCACTCCACAACCTGCAAATATTGTTCATCCTGTAAGGCCTGAGCAAATGTTGGATCCCAGAGACCAGTCCTATCTTGGAACTTTACTGGGGCTAGATACAGCTCCTACTGTACAGAATATTTCAAACAATGAACATTCATGA